In Synechococcus sp. KORDI-52, one genomic interval encodes:
- the uvrA gene encoding excinuclease ABC subunit UvrA, with the protein MARIAAKIAESAGPLATQDDVIRVRGARQHNLKNVDVTIPRNKLVVFTGVSGSGKSSLAFDTIFAEGQRRYVESLSAYARQFLGQVDKPDVDAIEGLSPAISIDQKSTSHNPRSTVGTVTEIQDYLRLLFGRAGEPHCPKCGRSIKPQSIDEMVDQILLLPEGTRYQLLAPVVRGKKGTHTKLISGLAAEGFARVRINGEVRELADNIELDKNQSHNLEVVVDRLVAREGIQERLTDSLRTALKRGDGLALVEVVPKKGEELPEGVERERLYSENFACPVHGAVMEELSPRLFSFNSPYGACEACHGIGHLRKFTVDRVIPDPTQPVYSAVAPWAEKDNSYYFSLLYSVGEAFGFEIKTPWNELTDEQRDVLLNGSRDPILIQADSRYRKGKGGYTRPFEGILPILERQLRDASGEAQRQKLEKYLELVPCEACGGQRLRPEALAVKVGPYRIPELTAVSVGQTLERIEKLMGVGAHEGSEPLLNARQIQIGDLVLREIRLRLKFLLDVGLDYLSLDRPAMTLSGGEAQRIRLATQIGAGLTGVLYVLDEPSIGLHQRDNDRLLNTLVRLRDLGNTLVVVEHDEDTIRAADHVVDIGPGAGVHGGHIVAEGSFDDLVASSESLTGAYLSGRRSIPTPAERRQSGSRSLKLIDCNRNNLKNVSVEFPLGRLVSVTGVSGSGKSTLVNELLHPALENGLGLKVPFPQGLGELRGLKSIDKVIVIDQSPIGRTPRSNPATYTGAFDPIRQVFAATVEAKARGYQVGQFSFNVKGGRCEACRGQGVNVIEMNFLPDVYVQCDVCKGARFNRETLQVKYKGYTIADVLQMTVEQAAEVFDAIPQAADRLRTLVDVGLGYVKLGQPAPTLSGGEAQRVKLATELSRRATGKTLYLIDEPTTGLSFYDVHKLMDVMQRLVDKGNSIICIEHNLDVIRCSDWIIDLGPEGGDKGGEILVTGTPEEVAQHPTSHTGRYLSRVLEQHPPELPVPLAA; encoded by the coding sequence ATGGCGCGAATTGCTGCCAAGATCGCTGAATCAGCGGGCCCGCTGGCGACTCAGGATGATGTGATTCGCGTGAGGGGTGCCCGGCAGCACAACCTCAAGAACGTCGACGTCACCATTCCCCGCAACAAGTTGGTGGTGTTCACCGGGGTGAGTGGCAGCGGCAAGAGTTCACTCGCCTTCGACACGATTTTCGCGGAGGGACAGCGCCGCTACGTCGAAAGTCTGTCGGCCTATGCCCGCCAGTTTCTGGGGCAGGTGGACAAGCCTGATGTCGATGCCATCGAGGGCCTGTCTCCGGCGATATCGATTGATCAGAAATCCACCAGCCACAACCCCCGTTCCACGGTGGGCACAGTCACGGAGATTCAGGACTATCTCCGTCTGTTGTTCGGCCGCGCAGGCGAGCCCCACTGCCCCAAATGTGGCCGTTCGATCAAGCCGCAGAGCATCGACGAAATGGTCGATCAGATCCTGTTGTTGCCGGAGGGAACCCGTTATCAGCTGTTGGCGCCGGTGGTGCGCGGCAAGAAGGGTACCCACACCAAGTTGATCAGTGGTTTGGCGGCTGAAGGTTTCGCCCGGGTGCGCATCAACGGCGAGGTGCGCGAGCTGGCCGACAACATTGAGCTCGACAAGAACCAAAGCCACAACCTTGAGGTGGTGGTGGATCGTCTTGTAGCCCGTGAGGGGATCCAGGAACGGCTGACCGATTCGCTGCGCACCGCCCTCAAACGAGGTGATGGTCTGGCGCTGGTGGAGGTGGTGCCCAAGAAAGGGGAGGAGCTTCCCGAGGGTGTTGAGCGGGAGCGGCTTTATTCCGAGAATTTCGCCTGCCCGGTGCACGGCGCTGTGATGGAGGAGCTCTCACCGCGACTGTTTTCGTTCAACAGCCCTTACGGCGCCTGTGAGGCCTGCCATGGCATCGGCCATCTGCGCAAATTCACTGTGGACCGGGTGATCCCGGACCCAACTCAGCCGGTGTATTCAGCTGTTGCGCCTTGGGCCGAGAAAGACAACAGCTATTACTTCTCACTGCTGTATTCGGTGGGTGAAGCTTTCGGCTTTGAGATCAAGACCCCATGGAATGAGCTCACGGATGAACAGCGGGATGTGCTGCTCAACGGAAGCCGGGATCCGATTCTGATTCAGGCCGACAGCCGTTATCGCAAGGGCAAAGGGGGCTACACCCGACCCTTCGAAGGCATTCTCCCGATTCTCGAGCGGCAGCTCCGCGATGCCAGCGGTGAAGCCCAGCGCCAGAAGTTGGAGAAGTATCTCGAGCTGGTTCCCTGTGAAGCCTGTGGCGGTCAGCGGCTCCGCCCTGAAGCCTTGGCGGTGAAGGTGGGGCCATACCGGATTCCAGAACTTACAGCCGTCAGCGTCGGTCAGACCCTGGAACGGATTGAAAAACTGATGGGTGTGGGCGCCCATGAGGGCTCTGAGCCCTTGCTGAATGCCCGTCAGATCCAGATCGGTGATCTGGTGCTCAGGGAAATCCGCCTGCGTCTGAAATTCCTGCTCGATGTTGGTCTCGACTACCTGAGCCTGGATCGACCGGCGATGACGCTCTCGGGTGGTGAAGCCCAGCGCATCCGTCTGGCCACCCAGATCGGTGCTGGCCTCACTGGGGTGCTCTATGTGCTGGATGAGCCGAGCATCGGCCTGCATCAGCGGGACAATGACCGTCTTCTGAACACCCTGGTGCGGCTCAGGGATCTCGGAAACACCCTGGTGGTGGTGGAACACGATGAAGACACGATTCGTGCTGCCGATCACGTGGTGGACATCGGCCCTGGTGCCGGCGTCCATGGGGGCCACATCGTTGCTGAGGGAAGTTTCGATGACCTGGTGGCGAGCAGTGAATCCCTCACCGGCGCTTATCTGAGTGGCCGTCGGTCGATTCCAACGCCGGCCGAACGCCGCCAGAGCGGTTCGCGCTCACTCAAGTTGATTGATTGCAACCGCAACAACCTCAAGAACGTTTCGGTTGAGTTCCCCTTGGGCCGGTTGGTGTCCGTCACCGGGGTGAGCGGCAGCGGCAAGAGCACCCTGGTGAATGAGCTACTGCATCCCGCCCTGGAGAACGGACTGGGTCTGAAGGTGCCCTTTCCGCAGGGTCTGGGGGAGCTGCGGGGGTTGAAGTCGATCGACAAGGTGATCGTGATCGACCAGAGCCCGATTGGACGCACTCCCCGATCCAATCCAGCCACCTACACCGGTGCCTTTGATCCGATCCGTCAGGTGTTCGCCGCCACGGTGGAGGCCAAGGCCCGCGGTTATCAGGTGGGTCAGTTCAGTTTCAACGTGAAGGGCGGCCGCTGTGAGGCTTGCCGCGGTCAGGGCGTGAATGTGATTGAGATGAACTTCCTGCCGGATGTGTACGTCCAGTGCGATGTCTGCAAGGGCGCCCGGTTCAACCGCGAAACCCTGCAGGTGAAATACAAGGGCTACACGATTGCCGATGTGCTCCAGATGACGGTGGAGCAGGCCGCTGAGGTGTTTGATGCGATTCCTCAGGCGGCAGATCGCTTGCGCACGTTGGTGGATGTGGGCCTCGGCTACGTCAAACTTGGACAGCCGGCGCCAACCTTGTCTGGGGGTGAGGCCCAGCGGGTGAAGCTCGCAACGGAGCTGTCACGGCGCGCCACCGGTAAGACTCTTTATCTGATTGATGAGCCCACCACCGGTCTCAGCTTCTACGACGTGCACAAGCTGATGGATGTGATGCAGCGGTTGGTGGACAAGGGCAACTCGATCATCTGCATCGAGCACAATCTTGATGTGATCCGTTGCAGCGACTGGATCATCGATCTCGGCCCCGAAGGCGGTGACAAGGGTGGCGAGATTCTGGTGACGGGAACTCCAGAAGAGGTCGCCCAGCACCCCACCAGTCACACCGGCCGCTATCTCAGTCGGGTTCTGGAGCAGCATCCTCCTGAACTTCCTGTTCCTTTGGCGGCTTGA
- a CDS encoding alpha/beta fold hydrolase, translated as MTRLRTHLGALGVGISLALTGGPVSALERLALRLPFLDSQVTINLSGSQSAEQLILASPDLQDLQSVSGGKLLVLLRQIFLTPLPVETKALLAGSTGQPLLEQALHAATQVVDLQGVEPDVTGQMLTDALIRAERRGQPNILGFLRELPGEQASIDLSRVVEVANRLKTNLEEGVTLARSTEAASVTAALRVPLRPSWSREVVQVSVPHRPQSLRVLTLRPAAPSNGRLVVISHGLWDDPESFEGWGEVLAAHGYTVLMPDHPGSDLNQQKAMLAGDVPPPGAEELRLRPLDVSALLDAVRAGRLLADADLDTDAVAVVGHSWGATTTLQLAGGVTTDRKLKSRCNDLKDSERNLSWVLQCSWLSGINQASVADPRVKAVVAVSPPLRLLFDRSRLKTLSAKVLLISGTRDWVVPSGPEAIVPMRESKAVQLGHRLVLVQGADHFSLRSFGGEAFPAQVGPVLLGWINEQLEVDGAVTFSEGGWGDEQGSLVDVSGRL; from the coding sequence ATGACTCGTCTACGCACACACCTGGGTGCTCTCGGCGTCGGCATCTCGTTGGCCTTGACCGGCGGACCCGTCTCAGCTCTGGAAAGGTTGGCGCTGCGACTGCCATTCCTGGACAGTCAGGTCACGATCAATCTTTCCGGCAGTCAGTCCGCTGAACAGTTGATCCTGGCCAGTCCGGATCTGCAGGATCTGCAATCGGTCAGTGGTGGCAAGTTACTGGTTCTGCTGCGCCAAATTTTCCTCACGCCACTGCCTGTGGAGACCAAGGCCTTGCTGGCGGGATCGACCGGTCAGCCGCTTCTGGAGCAGGCCCTCCATGCGGCGACGCAGGTGGTGGACCTTCAGGGTGTTGAACCGGATGTGACCGGTCAGATGCTGACCGATGCCTTGATTCGTGCAGAACGCCGGGGACAACCCAACATTCTCGGGTTTCTAAGGGAATTGCCTGGAGAGCAGGCATCGATCGATCTGTCGCGCGTCGTGGAGGTGGCCAATCGGCTCAAAACCAACCTTGAAGAGGGCGTGACTTTGGCGCGTTCCACCGAAGCTGCATCCGTGACGGCCGCTCTGCGGGTGCCACTGCGGCCCAGTTGGTCCCGTGAGGTTGTTCAGGTTTCCGTGCCGCACCGCCCGCAATCCCTTCGGGTGCTGACGCTTCGGCCTGCAGCGCCATCGAATGGTCGGCTGGTTGTGATTTCCCATGGGCTTTGGGACGATCCGGAATCCTTTGAGGGTTGGGGTGAGGTACTGGCTGCCCATGGGTACACGGTGCTGATGCCAGACCATCCCGGTAGTGATCTCAATCAGCAGAAGGCCATGCTCGCTGGTGATGTGCCCCCTCCTGGAGCCGAGGAACTCAGACTCCGGCCCCTTGATGTTTCCGCTCTGTTGGATGCTGTTCGTGCTGGCCGACTCCTGGCCGACGCTGATTTGGACACGGATGCCGTTGCGGTGGTCGGTCATTCCTGGGGAGCCACCACCACCCTTCAGCTGGCTGGTGGTGTGACCACCGATCGAAAACTCAAATCCCGTTGCAACGACTTGAAGGATTCGGAGCGCAATCTCAGCTGGGTGTTGCAGTGCAGTTGGCTGTCCGGGATCAACCAAGCCTCTGTCGCAGATCCGAGGGTCAAGGCTGTTGTGGCCGTCAGCCCACCACTTCGTTTGTTGTTTGACCGCAGTCGTTTGAAGACCCTTTCCGCCAAGGTGCTCTTGATCAGTGGTACGCGCGACTGGGTGGTGCCCTCGGGTCCGGAGGCGATCGTTCCCATGCGCGAGAGCAAGGCAGTGCAGTTGGGTCACCGTCTTGTGTTGGTGCAGGGTGCTGACCACTTCAGCCTTCGCAGTTTTGGTGGCGAAGCCTTCCCGGCACAGGTTGGGCCGGTTCTCCTTGGCTGGATCAATGAGCAGCTTGAGGTGGACGGTGCCGTCACCTTTTCTGAGGGTGGTTGGGGTGACGAGCAGGGCAGCCTTGTCGATGTGAGCGGCCGTCTCTGA
- a CDS encoding HAD family hydrolase encodes MGIRLLHLHLHGLFRAHGLELGRDADTGGQTLYVLELVRSLAQRAEVEQVDVVTRLIQDRRVALDYSQREEAIAPGARILRFPFGPKRYLRKELLWPHLEELADQLVEHLSRPGQRVDWIHAHYADAGLVGALVSQRMGIPLVFTGHSLGREKQRRLLAGGLDRSQLEQTYAISRRIDAEERALAQADLVITSTRQEADQQYSRYGHFQADQAEVVPPGVDATRFHPHGSSQESSALQSLLQPFLREPDRPPLLAISRAVRRKNIPALVEAFGQSPVLRQRHNLVLVLGCRDDPRQLEKQQREVLQQVFDLVDRFDLYGQVAYPKQHSRAQIPALYRWAARRGGLFVNPALTEPFGLTLLEAAACGLPMVATDDGGPRDIQHRCDNGLLADVTDPGALQEALELAGSDRSRWRRWSDNGVEAISRHFSWDAHVCQYLALMQHKIRVSPVRGMSVVRRPSPVSRLLALDLDNCLELPEEHPLAHLRDRLQAEPFAASTGLVILTGRSPDQARQRYRELHLPDPKAWICRAGTVIHHRLDRAEDPVWTQRISQAWDREAVLAAMGQLQEHIQLQDPDHQSRFKVSYLLRATDRGLIGLARQCLRRHGLQAEPQLRCHWFLDVLPQRASRSEAIRFLAQSWGLPLEQVLVVASQQGDGELLDGLPATVVPADHDPCLLGQRTQQRVYVSKRSSVGAVLDGLTHYRFSASR; translated from the coding sequence ATGGGGATCCGGTTGTTGCATCTGCACCTCCATGGTCTCTTTCGTGCCCATGGGCTTGAGCTGGGACGGGATGCTGATACCGGTGGCCAGACCTTGTATGTGCTTGAGCTCGTGCGCAGCCTGGCTCAGCGGGCTGAGGTCGAGCAGGTTGATGTTGTCACTCGCTTAATTCAGGACCGCCGGGTTGCGCTTGACTACAGCCAACGGGAAGAGGCCATAGCTCCAGGAGCTCGCATCCTGCGTTTCCCCTTCGGTCCGAAGCGGTATCTGCGCAAGGAGTTGCTTTGGCCCCATCTCGAGGAGCTGGCTGATCAGCTGGTGGAACATCTGAGCCGGCCCGGTCAGAGGGTCGACTGGATCCATGCCCATTACGCCGATGCCGGTCTGGTGGGTGCTTTGGTCAGTCAGCGGATGGGGATTCCACTGGTTTTCACGGGTCATTCCCTCGGCCGGGAGAAACAGCGACGTCTTCTGGCGGGTGGCCTGGATCGCTCTCAACTTGAGCAGACCTACGCCATCAGCCGGCGCATCGATGCTGAAGAGCGCGCCCTGGCCCAAGCCGATCTGGTGATCACCAGCACCCGTCAGGAAGCAGATCAGCAGTATTCCCGCTATGGGCACTTTCAGGCGGATCAGGCGGAGGTGGTGCCCCCTGGGGTCGATGCCACGCGGTTCCATCCCCACGGTTCGTCGCAGGAAAGTTCGGCGTTGCAAAGCTTGTTGCAGCCTTTCCTGAGGGAGCCGGATCGCCCGCCCCTGCTGGCGATTTCCCGTGCTGTGCGACGCAAGAACATTCCCGCGCTGGTGGAAGCCTTTGGCCAATCGCCGGTGTTGCGGCAGCGTCACAACCTGGTGCTTGTGCTCGGTTGTCGAGATGATCCCCGTCAGCTTGAGAAGCAGCAGCGTGAGGTGCTTCAGCAGGTGTTTGATCTGGTGGATCGCTTTGATCTCTATGGCCAGGTGGCTTATCCCAAACAACACAGCCGTGCCCAGATTCCCGCCTTGTACCGCTGGGCGGCGCGTCGGGGAGGGTTGTTTGTGAACCCGGCGTTGACCGAACCGTTCGGACTCACCCTTCTGGAGGCGGCAGCCTGCGGTTTGCCGATGGTGGCGACCGATGATGGAGGTCCACGGGACATCCAACACCGCTGCGACAACGGTCTTCTGGCGGACGTCACCGACCCGGGAGCACTTCAGGAGGCCTTGGAATTGGCCGGCAGTGATCGCTCCCGTTGGCGGCGTTGGAGTGACAACGGGGTCGAGGCCATCAGCCGCCACTTCAGCTGGGATGCCCACGTGTGTCAGTACCTCGCCCTGATGCAGCACAAGATCCGTGTGTCCCCTGTTCGTGGGATGTCGGTGGTGCGGCGACCCAGTCCCGTTTCCAGGCTGTTGGCGTTGGATCTCGATAACTGCCTCGAGCTTCCGGAGGAGCATCCCCTGGCGCATCTGCGAGATCGGCTTCAGGCCGAACCTTTCGCTGCTTCGACAGGGTTGGTGATCCTGACGGGGCGTTCGCCGGATCAGGCGCGTCAGCGCTACCGGGAGTTGCATCTTCCCGACCCCAAGGCCTGGATCTGCCGCGCTGGAACCGTGATCCACCACCGGCTCGATCGCGCAGAAGACCCCGTTTGGACGCAGAGGATCAGCCAGGCTTGGGATCGCGAGGCTGTCCTTGCAGCCATGGGTCAACTGCAGGAACACATTCAGCTTCAGGATCCTGACCATCAGAGTCGCTTCAAGGTCAGCTACCTGTTGCGTGCCACCGATCGGGGTCTGATCGGGTTGGCCCGGCAGTGCTTGCGGCGCCATGGTCTGCAGGCGGAACCCCAGCTCCGCTGTCACTGGTTCTTGGATGTTCTGCCGCAGCGCGCATCCCGCAGCGAGGCCATTCGCTTCCTGGCCCAGTCCTGGGGGCTCCCCCTGGAGCAGGTTCTGGTGGTGGCCAGTCAGCAGGGGGATGGAGAGTTGCTGGATGGTCTACCCGCCACAGTTGTTCCTGCGGATCACGATCCCTGTCTGCTGGGTCAGCGGACCCAGCAACGGGTGTACGTGTCGAAACGCTCCAGTGTTGGAGCTGTGCTGGATGGCTTAACCCATTATCGGTTTTCAGCCAGCCGTTGA
- the purT gene encoding formate-dependent phosphoribosylglycinamide formyltransferase, with amino-acid sequence MPSFPRTVMLLGSGELGKEVAIAAQRLGCRVIACDRYAGAPAMQVADAAEVLPMTDADALLKVVRRHQPDVVIPEIEALAVHALAELEQEGITVIPTARATAVTMNRDRIRDLAADELALRTARFAYASSADELMEVAEPLGWPVVVKPVMSSSGKGQSVVSCADDLPKAWEAAMAGARGTSTQVIVEEFLHFDLEITLLTIRQRNGETLFCAPIGHEQEGGDYQCSWQPAQLTDQQLREAQAMAKTVTDNLGGAGLFGVEFFLCGDEVIFSELSPRPHDTGLVTLISQNLSEFELHLRAVLGLPIPTITAAGAAASRVILAQTNMDSVAFEGVEQALTEADTQVLLFGKPTARPGRRMGVALARGADRREAQAKADRAAACVTVIPGSTAG; translated from the coding sequence ATGCCGTCGTTTCCACGCACCGTGATGCTGCTGGGCAGTGGGGAGCTGGGCAAGGAAGTGGCCATTGCTGCCCAACGCCTTGGCTGCCGGGTGATCGCCTGTGATCGTTATGCCGGTGCTCCAGCCATGCAGGTGGCGGACGCAGCGGAAGTGCTGCCGATGACCGATGCCGATGCCTTACTGAAGGTGGTCAGGCGCCACCAACCCGACGTGGTGATCCCGGAGATCGAAGCACTCGCCGTTCATGCCCTGGCAGAACTCGAACAGGAGGGAATCACCGTGATTCCAACGGCCCGTGCAACGGCCGTCACCATGAACCGAGACCGGATCCGCGACCTGGCGGCTGACGAGCTCGCTCTCCGAACGGCCCGGTTTGCCTATGCCTCCAGCGCTGATGAACTCATGGAGGTGGCGGAGCCTCTGGGCTGGCCCGTGGTGGTGAAACCGGTGATGAGTTCCTCCGGCAAAGGCCAGAGCGTTGTGAGCTGTGCCGACGATCTGCCCAAGGCCTGGGAGGCCGCCATGGCTGGCGCTCGGGGCACCTCAACCCAGGTGATCGTTGAAGAATTCCTCCATTTTGATCTGGAAATCACCCTGCTCACCATCCGCCAACGCAATGGCGAAACCCTGTTCTGCGCCCCGATCGGCCACGAGCAAGAAGGTGGCGACTACCAATGCAGTTGGCAGCCGGCTCAACTCACCGACCAACAACTGCGAGAGGCCCAGGCCATGGCCAAGACCGTCACCGACAACCTGGGCGGCGCCGGCCTCTTCGGAGTGGAATTTTTCCTCTGTGGCGACGAGGTGATTTTTTCAGAGCTGTCTCCCCGACCGCACGACACCGGCCTGGTCACCCTGATCAGCCAGAACCTGAGCGAGTTCGAACTGCACCTGCGTGCTGTTCTCGGTCTACCGATCCCCACCATCACGGCAGCTGGTGCCGCGGCCAGCCGAGTGATCCTGGCCCAAACGAACATGGACTCCGTCGCTTTTGAAGGGGTCGAACAAGCGCTCACGGAAGCCGACACCCAAGTGCTGCTGTTCGGCAAGCCCACAGCCCGCCCCGGTCGGCGGATGGGTGTGGCGCTGGCAAGGGGAGCCGATCGCAGGGAAGCACAAGCCAAGGCCGACAGGGCAGCCGCATGTGTAACCGTGATCCCAGGATCAACGGCTGGCTGA